In Rhodanobacter humi, the following are encoded in one genomic region:
- the ftsA gene encoding cell division protein FtsA produces the protein MKTRNDKQLVVGLDIGTSKVTAIVGEYEPGEPITVIGIGTHVSRGMRKGMVVDIESTVHSIQRAVEEAELMAGCDIRSVCASISGSHLETRNSHGNAAIRDREVTPGDLEQVLEAASAVAIPADHKVLYKEPQEYRIDGQDGIRSPVGMSGVRLEANVHLVTGAAAAVQNITKSIQRCGLSVDELVPSALASAKAVLTDDERELGVCLVDIGAGTTDIAIYTQGSIRYTASLPIGGDQVTGDIAYGVHTPTAHAEEIKIKYACAQTGLAHAEETIQVPSVGDRPPRRLARQALAQSVQARYEEIFEMVQDKLRSSGYDSLVAAGVVLTGGASKMEGALELAEEIFHKMVRLGVPQEISGLGEVISSPLHATGVGLLLHGSRHNAPVRGGAGPALGNVGGLLGKWRSWLTKNF, from the coding sequence ATGAAGACGCGCAACGACAAGCAGCTGGTGGTCGGCCTCGATATCGGCACCTCCAAGGTGACCGCGATCGTGGGCGAGTACGAGCCGGGCGAGCCGATCACCGTGATCGGCATCGGCACCCATGTGTCGCGCGGCATGCGCAAGGGCATGGTGGTGGACATCGAATCCACCGTGCACTCGATCCAGCGCGCGGTGGAGGAGGCCGAGCTGATGGCCGGCTGCGACATCCGCTCGGTCTGCGCCTCGATCTCCGGCAGCCACCTGGAAACCCGCAACTCGCACGGCAACGCGGCGATCCGCGACCGCGAAGTGACGCCGGGCGACCTGGAGCAGGTGCTGGAGGCGGCCAGCGCGGTGGCGATTCCGGCCGACCACAAGGTGCTCTACAAGGAGCCGCAGGAATACCGCATCGACGGCCAGGACGGCATCCGCTCGCCGGTCGGCATGAGCGGCGTGCGGCTGGAGGCGAACGTGCACCTGGTCACCGGCGCGGCCGCGGCGGTGCAGAACATCACCAAGTCGATCCAGCGCTGCGGGTTGTCGGTGGACGAGCTGGTGCCCTCGGCGCTGGCCAGCGCGAAGGCGGTGCTCACCGACGACGAGCGCGAGCTGGGCGTGTGCCTGGTCGACATCGGTGCCGGCACCACCGACATCGCGATCTACACCCAGGGCTCGATCCGCTACACCGCCTCGCTGCCGATCGGCGGCGACCAGGTCACCGGCGACATCGCCTACGGCGTGCACACGCCGACCGCGCATGCCGAGGAGATCAAGATCAAGTACGCCTGCGCGCAGACCGGGCTGGCGCACGCCGAGGAAACCATCCAGGTGCCCAGCGTGGGCGACCGCCCGCCGCGCCGGCTGGCGCGGCAGGCGCTGGCGCAGAGCGTGCAGGCGCGCTACGAGGAAATCTTCGAGATGGTGCAGGACAAGCTGCGCAGCTCGGGCTATGACAGCCTGGTGGCGGCCGGCGTGGTGCTCACCGGCGGCGCCTCGAAGATGGAGGGCGCGCTGGAGCTGGCCGAGGAGATCTTCCACAAGATGGTGCGCCTGGGCGTGCCGCAGGAGATCAGCGGCCTCGGCGAAGTGATCAGCAGCCCGTTGCACGCCACCGGCGTGGGCCTGCTGCTGCACGGCTCGCGCCACAACGCACCGGTGCGCGGTGGTGCCGGCCCGGCGCTCGGCAACGTCGGCGGCCTGCTCGGCAAGTGGCGCAGCTGGCTTACGAAGAACTTCTGA
- a CDS encoding DciA family protein, which yields MSRAASRPRGPQALGACGSFATLAGKAAALDALDRALRQTLPMPLRGEVRFANLRGGRLLFLASTPAWATRLRLLQAQILATARHLDIRAETLGVKVSPLPRIELEPERTRTLSPAAATHLRAAAAAAADPEWQELFGKLAALAKPDESPR from the coding sequence ATGTCCCGCGCCGCCTCGCGCCCTCGCGGCCCGCAAGCACTCGGCGCCTGCGGATCCTTCGCCACGCTGGCCGGCAAGGCCGCCGCGCTGGATGCACTGGATCGTGCGCTGCGCCAGACCTTGCCGATGCCGCTGCGCGGCGAGGTGCGCTTCGCCAACCTGCGCGGCGGGCGGCTGCTGTTCCTCGCCTCCACGCCCGCCTGGGCCACGCGGCTGCGCCTGCTGCAGGCGCAGATTCTCGCGACCGCCCGCCACCTCGACATCCGCGCCGAGACCCTTGGCGTCAAGGTGAGCCCGCTGCCGCGGATCGAGCTGGAACCCGAGCGCACACGTACGCTGTCGCCCGCGGCCGCGACCCATCTGCGCGCTGCGGCTGCCGCCGCGGCCGATCCCGAATGGCAGGAGCTGTTCGGCAAGCTGGCCGCTCTGGCCAAACCCGACGAATCACCTCGCTGA
- a CDS encoding cell division protein FtsQ/DivIB — translation MRGSVRLVAWCLAIALVALPVVGVLHGWFAAGRWPVTQLTVQGEFRHVNMDEIRAAVLPRLGKGFFALNLDSVQQAVAALPWVESVEARKRWPDTLQLRVIERQPFARWNDKQLISRQGKVFDAPIGVADAATLPDLEGPDDRLAEVVSFYADVRKAFAGTHLAINGVALTARGSWSVTTANGARIVIGDRDLAGARLRRFLDVYPQLMAGHDEGFVYADLRYTNGFAVRWPQPAPAAKTNVTRRS, via the coding sequence ATGAGGGGAAGCGTCCGCCTCGTCGCCTGGTGCCTCGCCATCGCCCTGGTGGCGCTGCCGGTCGTCGGCGTGCTGCACGGCTGGTTCGCCGCCGGTCGCTGGCCGGTGACGCAGCTCACGGTGCAGGGCGAGTTCCGGCACGTGAACATGGACGAGATCCGCGCCGCCGTGCTGCCGCGGCTGGGCAAGGGCTTCTTCGCGCTGAACCTCGACAGCGTTCAGCAGGCGGTGGCGGCGCTGCCGTGGGTGGAATCGGTGGAGGCGCGCAAGCGCTGGCCGGACACCTTGCAGCTGCGCGTGATCGAGCGCCAGCCGTTCGCGCGCTGGAACGACAAGCAGCTGATCAGCCGGCAGGGCAAGGTGTTCGACGCGCCGATCGGCGTCGCCGATGCCGCCACGCTGCCGGACCTCGAAGGGCCGGACGACCGCCTCGCCGAGGTGGTGAGCTTCTACGCCGACGTGCGCAAGGCCTTCGCCGGCACGCATCTCGCGATCAACGGCGTGGCGCTCACCGCGCGTGGCAGCTGGAGCGTCACCACGGCGAACGGCGCGCGCATCGTGATCGGCGACCGCGATCTCGCCGGCGCACGGCTGCGCCGCTTCCTCGATGTCTATCCGCAATTGATGGCCGGCCACGACGAGGGTTTCGTCTACGCCGACCTGCGCTACACCAACGGGTTCGCCGTGCGCTGGCCGCAACCGGCACCCGCCGCCAAGACCAACGTGACGCGCCGCTCATGA
- the murG gene encoding undecaprenyldiphospho-muramoylpentapeptide beta-N-acetylglucosaminyltransferase yields the protein MNTAQRPVLIMAGGTGGHIFPGLAVAETLRAQGVPVAWLGAVGGMETKVVPAHGIELHAIRVGGLRGKGWKTRLTAPLMLVRALLSAFGVLRKLKPRSVLSMGGYVAGPGGLAARLLHRPLLVHEQNRVAGFTNRKLAAHAQRVLAGFADALPNAEWVGNPVRGAIAALGSPAQRFAGRAGHARLLVLGGSLGARALNLTLPQALALLPPERRPEVLHQCGNRGLDEARAAYAKAGIEAQVVPFIEDMAGTYGWADLAVCRAGALTLAELTAAGLGAVLVPFPHAVDDHQTRNAEALVAAGAAELIQERDLNVEQLAQRLDALLADRVRLLAMAEAARTLAKPDAADVIARACLEVAA from the coding sequence ATGAATACCGCGCAGCGTCCCGTGCTGATCATGGCCGGTGGCACTGGCGGCCACATCTTCCCCGGCCTCGCCGTGGCCGAGACACTGCGCGCGCAAGGCGTGCCGGTGGCTTGGCTGGGCGCGGTGGGCGGCATGGAGACGAAGGTGGTGCCGGCGCACGGCATCGAGCTGCACGCCATCCGCGTGGGCGGTTTGCGCGGCAAGGGCTGGAAGACGCGCCTCACGGCGCCGCTGATGCTGGTGCGCGCGCTGCTGTCCGCGTTCGGCGTGCTGCGCAAGCTCAAGCCGCGCAGCGTGCTGTCTATGGGCGGCTATGTGGCCGGCCCCGGCGGTCTGGCCGCCCGCCTGCTGCATCGCCCGTTGCTGGTGCACGAGCAGAACCGCGTGGCCGGTTTCACCAACCGCAAGCTCGCCGCGCATGCGCAGCGCGTGCTGGCCGGTTTCGCCGACGCGCTGCCGAACGCGGAGTGGGTGGGCAACCCGGTGCGCGGCGCAATCGCTGCGCTGGGGTCGCCGGCGCAGCGTTTTGCGGGTCGAGCAGGCCATGCGCGCCTGCTGGTGCTGGGAGGCAGCCTCGGCGCGCGCGCACTGAACCTCACGCTGCCGCAGGCGCTGGCGTTGCTGCCGCCGGAGCGTCGCCCGGAGGTGCTGCACCAGTGCGGCAACCGCGGCCTCGACGAGGCACGCGCGGCATACGCGAAGGCCGGCATCGAGGCGCAGGTGGTGCCCTTCATCGAGGACATGGCGGGCACCTACGGCTGGGCCGACCTCGCGGTCTGCCGCGCCGGCGCGCTGACCCTGGCCGAGCTCACCGCGGCCGGGCTGGGCGCGGTGCTGGTGCCGTTCCCGCACGCGGTGGACGACCACCAGACCCGCAATGCCGAGGCGCTGGTCGCCGCCGGCGCCGCCGAACTGATACAGGAACGCGATTTGAACGTGGAACAACTTGCGCAGCGCCTGGACGCGCTGCTGGCCGACCGCGTGCGCCTGCTCGCGATGGCCGAAGCCGCCCGCACGCTGGCCAAGCCCGACGCGGCCGACGTGATTGCCCGCGCCTGCCTGGAGGTGGCCGCATGA
- the murC gene encoding UDP-N-acetylmuramate--L-alanine ligase: MTPRRLLAHEDLMTTFRRVHFIGIGGVGMSGIAEVLHNLGYAVSGSDKANSPTAQRLARLGLVVHTGHDAANVGDADVVVTSSAIKPDNPELLAARAARIPVIPRAEMLGELMRFRRGIAIAGTHGKTTTTSLVASVLAEANYDPTFVIGGQLNAAGANARLGTGQYLVAEADESDGSFLLLSPVIAAVTNVDADHLENYHGDFAEVKKAFADFLHRLPFYGLAVLCVDDAEVAELAKTTTRRVMTYGIATADADVRASNVSQHGFEMHFDLHLPGRAEALPVTLNLPGRHNVLNALAAASIGWQLGVGAEAIARALASFQGVGRRFHRRGEIALDHGTALLVDDYGHHPSELAAVFAAARGGWPERRLVVGFQPHRYSRTRDLLDDFANVLAEADVLVLTEVYPAGEAPIAGADGRALARAVRARGKVDPVLVEHPRELKDTLPTLLRDGDLLLLLGAGDIGAAAVELAQLGQLKTKGAA; encoded by the coding sequence ATGACCCCGCGTCGCCTGCTCGCGCACGAAGACCTGATGACCACATTCCGCCGCGTGCATTTCATCGGCATCGGCGGCGTGGGCATGAGCGGCATCGCCGAGGTGCTGCACAACCTGGGTTATGCGGTGTCGGGTTCGGACAAGGCGAACTCGCCCACCGCGCAGCGTCTCGCGCGGCTGGGACTGGTGGTGCACACGGGCCACGACGCCGCGAACGTGGGTGACGCCGACGTGGTGGTGACTTCCAGCGCGATCAAGCCGGACAATCCCGAGCTGCTCGCCGCGCGCGCCGCGCGCATCCCGGTGATCCCGCGTGCGGAGATGCTGGGCGAACTGATGCGCTTCCGCCGTGGCATCGCGATCGCCGGCACGCACGGCAAGACCACGACGACCAGCCTGGTCGCCAGCGTGCTGGCCGAGGCGAACTACGACCCCACCTTCGTGATCGGCGGCCAGCTCAATGCGGCCGGCGCGAACGCGCGGCTGGGCACCGGCCAGTATCTGGTCGCCGAGGCCGACGAGTCGGACGGCTCCTTCCTGCTGCTGTCGCCGGTGATCGCCGCGGTCACCAACGTCGACGCCGATCATCTGGAGAACTACCACGGCGACTTCGCCGAGGTGAAGAAGGCCTTCGCCGATTTCCTGCACCGGCTGCCGTTCTACGGCCTCGCCGTGCTGTGCGTGGATGACGCGGAAGTGGCCGAGCTGGCGAAGACCACCACGCGCCGCGTGATGACCTACGGCATCGCCACGGCGGACGCCGACGTGCGCGCCTCCAACGTGTCGCAGCACGGTTTCGAGATGCACTTCGACCTGCACCTGCCGGGCCGCGCCGAGGCGCTGCCGGTGACGCTGAACCTGCCAGGGCGGCACAACGTGCTCAACGCACTGGCCGCCGCCAGCATCGGCTGGCAGCTTGGCGTGGGTGCGGAGGCGATCGCCCGCGCGCTGGCGAGCTTCCAGGGCGTGGGCCGGCGTTTCCATCGCCGTGGCGAGATCGCGCTGGATCACGGCACGGCCCTGCTGGTGGACGATTACGGCCACCACCCCAGCGAGTTGGCCGCGGTGTTCGCCGCGGCGCGCGGCGGCTGGCCGGAACGGCGGCTGGTGGTGGGCTTCCAGCCGCATCGCTACAGCCGCACGCGCGACTTGCTGGACGACTTCGCGAACGTGCTGGCCGAGGCCGACGTGCTGGTGCTCACCGAGGTGTACCCGGCCGGCGAGGCGCCGATCGCCGGCGCCGACGGCCGCGCGCTGGCGCGTGCGGTGCGCGCGCGCGGCAAGGTCGACCCGGTGCTGGTCGAGCATCCGCGCGAACTCAAGGACACCTTGCCGACGCTGCTGCGCGACGGCGACCTGCTGCTGCTGCTCGGCGCCGGCGACATCGGCGCGGCGGCGGTGGAACTCGCGCAGCTGGGCCAACTGAAGACCAAAGGAGCCGCCTGA
- the ftsZ gene encoding cell division protein FtsZ, protein MFELIEKLAPNAVIKVIGVGGGGGNAVAHMINANIEGVEFVVANTDAQAMTSCNSRTHLQLGSNVTKGLGAGANPEVGRQAALEDRERIEAMLEGADMVFITAGMGGGTGTGAAPVVAQLAKEKGILTVAVVTKPFPFEGRRRMQVAMKGIEDLSQHVDSLITVPNEKLLSVLGREVTLINAFKAANNVLQGAVQGIADLITAPGLINVDFADVRTVMSEMGLAMMGTGTASGDDRAQAAAEEAIKNPLLEDVNLNGACGILVNVTAGPNLTMREFDEIGRIIHDFASEDATVVIGTSLDAELKDEVRVTVVATGLNRAPASRNVRIVEQKQVEMRQRPRPVVLRTGTGNEVVDYAQPEPSISANPRSEAPARQDSGLEYLDIPAFLRRQAD, encoded by the coding sequence ATGTTCGAGCTGATCGAGAAACTTGCACCAAACGCAGTCATCAAGGTCATCGGCGTGGGCGGCGGCGGCGGCAATGCCGTGGCACACATGATCAACGCCAACATCGAGGGCGTGGAGTTCGTCGTCGCCAACACCGATGCGCAGGCGATGACCAGCTGCAACTCGCGTACCCATCTGCAGTTGGGTTCCAACGTCACCAAGGGCCTGGGCGCGGGCGCCAATCCCGAAGTCGGCCGCCAGGCCGCGCTGGAGGACCGCGAGCGCATCGAGGCGATGCTGGAAGGCGCCGACATGGTGTTCATCACCGCCGGCATGGGCGGCGGCACCGGCACCGGTGCGGCGCCGGTGGTGGCCCAGTTGGCCAAGGAGAAGGGCATCCTCACCGTGGCGGTGGTCACCAAGCCGTTCCCGTTCGAGGGCCGCCGCCGCATGCAGGTGGCGATGAAGGGCATCGAGGACCTCAGCCAGCACGTCGACTCGCTGATCACCGTGCCGAACGAGAAGCTGCTCAGCGTGCTGGGCCGCGAGGTCACCCTGATCAACGCGTTCAAGGCCGCCAACAACGTGCTGCAGGGTGCCGTGCAGGGCATCGCCGACCTGATCACCGCGCCGGGCCTGATCAATGTGGACTTCGCCGACGTGCGCACCGTGATGAGCGAGATGGGCCTGGCGATGATGGGCACCGGCACCGCCAGCGGCGACGACCGCGCCCAGGCCGCGGCCGAGGAGGCGATCAAGAACCCGCTGCTGGAGGACGTCAACCTCAACGGCGCCTGCGGCATCCTAGTCAACGTCACCGCCGGTCCCAACCTCACCATGCGCGAATTCGACGAGATCGGGCGCATCATCCACGACTTCGCCAGCGAGGACGCCACCGTGGTGATCGGCACCTCGCTCGACGCCGAGCTGAAGGACGAGGTGCGCGTCACCGTGGTCGCCACCGGCCTCAACCGCGCCCCCGCCTCGCGCAACGTGCGCATCGTGGAGCAGAAGCAGGTCGAGATGCGCCAGCGCCCGCGTCCGGTGGTGCTGCGCACCGGTACCGGCAACGAGGTGGTGGACTATGCCCAGCCGGAACCGTCGATCAGCGCCAATCCGCGCAGCGAGGCTCCGGCCCGCCAGGACAGCGGGCTGGAATACCTGGACATTCCGGCCTTCCTGCGCCGCCAGGCCGACTGA
- the lpxC gene encoding UDP-3-O-acyl-N-acetylglucosamine deacetylase has product MIKQRTLKNIIRATGVGLHTGDKVYMTLRPAAPNTGIVFRRTDLNPPVDIRARQDNVGDTRLSTTLVNGEVRVATVEHLLSAMAGLGIDNAYVDLSAPEVPIMDGSAGPFVFLLQSAGIEEQNVAKRFIRIKKPVKVQEGDKWASFEPFEGFKVGFSIEFNHPIISKRTSRAEIDFSTTSFVKEVSRARTFGFMRDIEMLREHNLALGGSMDNAVVLDDYRVLNEDGLRYEDEFVKHKILDAIGDLYLLGHSLIGAYHAHKSGHELNNKLLRTLMADATAWEEVSYQDDPATSPISYAHPAQAI; this is encoded by the coding sequence ATGATCAAGCAGCGCACGCTCAAGAACATCATCCGCGCCACCGGCGTGGGCCTGCACACCGGCGACAAGGTGTACATGACTCTGCGCCCCGCGGCGCCCAACACCGGCATCGTGTTCCGCCGCACGGACCTCAATCCGCCGGTGGACATCCGTGCGCGGCAGGACAACGTCGGCGACACCCGCCTCTCCACCACGCTGGTGAACGGCGAGGTGCGCGTTGCCACGGTCGAGCACCTGCTGTCGGCGATGGCCGGCCTCGGCATCGACAACGCCTACGTGGATCTGTCGGCGCCGGAGGTTCCCATCATGGATGGGAGTGCCGGCCCGTTCGTGTTCCTGCTGCAGTCCGCCGGCATCGAGGAACAGAACGTGGCCAAGCGCTTCATCCGGATCAAGAAACCGGTGAAGGTGCAGGAAGGCGACAAGTGGGCCAGTTTCGAACCGTTCGAGGGCTTCAAGGTCGGCTTCTCGATCGAGTTCAACCATCCGATCATCAGCAAGCGCACCTCGCGCGCCGAGATCGACTTCTCCACCACCTCGTTCGTGAAGGAAGTGAGCCGCGCGCGCACGTTCGGCTTCATGCGCGACATCGAGATGCTGCGCGAACACAACCTCGCGCTGGGCGGCTCGATGGACAACGCCGTGGTGCTGGACGACTACCGCGTGCTCAACGAGGACGGCCTCCGTTACGAGGATGAGTTCGTCAAGCACAAGATCCTCGACGCGATCGGCGACCTCTACCTGCTCGGCCACAGCTTGATCGGCGCCTACCACGCACACAAGTCCGGCCACGAGCTCAACAACAAGCTGCTGCGCACCCTGATGGCGGACGCCACGGCTTGGGAAGAAGTCAGCTACCAGGACGATCCGGCCACCTCGCCGATCTCCTACGCCCATCCCGCCCAGGCGATCTGA
- a CDS encoding D-alanine--D-alanine ligase, translating into MAVTTNPASRISNPADFGRVAVVMGGSSAEREVSLDSGRNVLAALKARGVDAHAIDGIPALLDALRAGHFARVFNILHGQHGGGEDGVLQGALESLNVPYTGSGVLGSALSMDKPRSKRVWQSLGLPTPKFVALARGADAAAVHAAARTIGFPLIVKPACEGSSVGVTRVFEETQLDSAVELAAKYPGDLLMETLIEGDELTVGILGREVLPSIHIVPKGAFYDYNAKYIAEDTQYLCPGLQGDAESGLRALALQAFDALGCAGWGRVDVMRDRQGRNWLLEVNTAPGMTSHSLVPKAARAAGVDYETLCWRVLETSFREGA; encoded by the coding sequence ATGGCCGTCACGACGAATCCTGCCTCGCGCATCTCGAACCCCGCAGACTTCGGCCGCGTCGCCGTGGTGATGGGCGGCAGCTCGGCGGAGCGCGAGGTCTCGCTGGATTCCGGTCGCAACGTGCTGGCCGCGCTCAAGGCGCGCGGCGTGGACGCGCACGCGATCGACGGCATCCCGGCGCTGCTCGACGCGCTGCGCGCCGGCCACTTCGCACGCGTGTTCAACATCCTGCACGGCCAGCACGGCGGCGGCGAGGACGGCGTGCTGCAGGGCGCGCTGGAATCGCTCAACGTGCCGTACACCGGCTCGGGCGTGCTCGGCTCGGCGCTGTCGATGGACAAGCCGCGTTCCAAGCGCGTGTGGCAGTCGCTGGGCCTGCCCACGCCGAAGTTCGTGGCGCTGGCGCGCGGCGCCGACGCCGCAGCGGTGCACGCGGCGGCGCGCACGATCGGCTTTCCGTTGATCGTGAAGCCGGCCTGCGAAGGCTCCAGCGTGGGCGTCACCCGCGTGTTCGAGGAGACGCAGCTGGACAGCGCGGTCGAGCTGGCGGCGAAGTACCCCGGCGACCTGCTGATGGAAACCCTGATCGAGGGCGACGAGCTGACCGTCGGCATCCTCGGTCGCGAGGTGCTGCCCTCCATCCACATCGTGCCGAAGGGCGCGTTCTACGATTACAACGCGAAGTACATCGCCGAGGACACGCAGTACCTGTGCCCCGGCCTGCAAGGCGATGCCGAAAGCGGGCTGCGCGCGCTGGCGCTGCAGGCGTTCGACGCGCTGGGCTGCGCCGGCTGGGGCCGGGTCGACGTGATGCGCGACCGCCAGGGCCGCAACTGGCTGCTGGAAGTGAACACCGCGCCGGGCATGACCTCGCACTCGCTGGTGCCCAAGGCGGCCCGCGCCGCCGGCGTCGACTACGAGACGCTGTGCTGGCGCGTGCTCGAGACGAGCTTCCGGGAGGGTGCATGA